The Streptomyces racemochromogenes DNA segment TCGGGCGTGAGCAAGGACGGATTCGGGGTCGAGGGGAGAGCACGCGGGAGTGGCGTCGTAGGGGTGAGCGAAACCTGGATCGGCGTCTACGGGGAGTCAACAGGCGGAGCGGGAACAGACGCTGTACGCGGACAGGGCAAGGGAAGTACCTGCGGGGTCGCAGGCCACAGCGAACAGGGCATCGGCGTCTACGGCAAGGGCCAGCAGTACGCCGCGAGATTCGATGGCAGGGTCCTGGCTTCAGGAAATGTCAGAATCGAGGGCAACCTGGAGAGCACCAATCAAGTAAGCGCGAAAACCGGGTATTTCCCCGATGAGGTGAGCTCTTACAAATTCAGCGCGCTGGGCGGCGACTATGCGGAGACCTTTGCGTCGGAAGACGATTTCGAACCGGGTACCGTGCTCGTCATCGGAAACGAAGGTCTCCTCACACCCTGCGGCACGCAATACGACACGCGCGACCGGAGTCGTATCAGGGGCCGGCGGCCTCAACCCTGGATCCGTCATGCAGAGCAACCCCGACTCCGAGCACCACGTAACGCTGGCACTCGCAGGGCAGGTCTACGTCAAAGCAGACCCTCAGTACGGGGCGATCTCCACGGGGGACCTCCTCACGACCTCACCCACCGAGGGGTGCGCCATGCGCGTGTCCGACCGCGGGCAGGCAATCGGGGCCATCCTCGGGAAGGCCCTGTCGTCACTCGAAGGCGAACCCGGGCTCCTGCGCATGCTGGTGACGCCGTCCTGAGCGCCGTGCCGGAGGCGCCGTGCCGGAGGCGCCGTGCCGGAGGCGCCGTGCCGGAGGCGCCGCCCGGGGCTCGTCACACGGCGGGGCACGTCAATGGCGTGTCACTTCGCTTCGACCGTCACCTTCCACGGCGTGATCACCGAGGGACAGACCCGGCCCGCGTCGGGGCGGCAGCTTCGTTGCGCGGTGATGGTCGCGGCGCCGTCCTGTTCCGCCTGGAAGGCGGCCGACGCGTCTCCGTTCGGCGCCGTGCGTCCCGCCGTCCGCCGGAACACCGTGGAATCGCCGGACGTCGGCGTGCTCCAGGTCCAGGTGAGTCCGTTCTCGCGGTAACCGGTGAGCCGGACTTCGATTTCGTCACCCGGGTTCGCGACTAGGGTGCGGCCGTCGTCCGAGTTCGTGAGCACGATGCGCTGTGCCAGCTGAGCGGCCGGCGCTGCGTGCGTGGTGGCGGGAAGGGAGAGGGGGACGAAGGCCAGGGCGAAGGCGGCGGCCCGGCGGGCGAGGGTGCTGGTCACGAGCTTGGTTCTATCGGCCCTCCGCGTCCTCGGGAAGGTCCGTCATCCGATCAGGTGGCCACCTTCACCCGCAGGAACGCCTCCGATGGCGACCCGCCTCCTCCACCCCCTACCGGGGTATGACATCCGGCTTGGCTCCACGGTCCGACGTGCGGCCGGGTACCTGCTTCCTACCTTCCTCCTCGGCAACGGCCCGGCACGGGGGCCGGCTCGAGGAGAGGGGGAAGGGGCATGCGCCGCTTCCGTAGGACGGTCGTCGCGGCAGCGCTGGCGGTGGCCGTGGTGGCGGGGACCGCCGGATGGGCCGCCGGGGACAGCCGGCCGGCCGTCACCGGGCCGCCGCCCGGGAGTGCCGCCTGGCGGGCGGGGTCGGCCGGGGGGCGGGCGCTGCCCGATCCGGAGGCGGCCTCCCCGTACGAGGTGGCGCGGTTCTTCGCCGCCCTGGACGGGGACGCGCGCCGGGAGCTGGTACGGGCCCACCCGCTCGTGGTCGGCAATCTGGACGGGGCGCCGCTCCCCCTGCGGTACGAGGCCAACCGGCTGGCCGTCCTCGCGACGGGCGAGGCCCGCTACGCCTCCCTCGCCGGACCCGGCCGGCGGATCCTGGCCTTCGACCCGCGCGGGCGGGGCCAGGTCGTGGAGGTGTTCGGGGACCTGGAGCGCGCGGCGCACGTCTCGGTGGTCGTACCGGGGTCGGACAACGACGCCGGCACGCACGACGCGGCACGGGCCCCGCACACCGGACCGGCCGGGATGGCCCGCGCGCTGCGGGGGGCCGCCGGCGACGGGACGGCCGTCATCGCGTGGACGGGCTACACCACCCCGGTGGGGGTGGGCCTGGACGCGGCGACCGGGCGGCTGGCCGGAGCGGGGGCGGTCCGGCTGGCCCGGTTCACCGCCGGGCTGGACGCGGTCGGGGCTCCCGATCCGGTGCTGTTCTGCCACAGCTACGGCTCCGTGGTGTGCGGCCTGGCGGCCCGTCACACGGACGCCTCCGACGTCGTCGCGCTCGGTTCCCCGGGCATGCGCGCGGACACGGCGGCGGGCCTCGGCACCCGGGCCCGCGTGTGGGCGGCACGCGGGCCCTCCGACTGGATCGCGGACGTGCCGAACGTCGAGTTCGCGGGCCTCGGTCACGGCGCCGACCCGTCCTCCCCCGCCTTCGGCGCGCGCCGGGTCCCGGCCGGCGACGTCCGGGGCCACACCGGCTACTTCACGCCGGGCACCCGGTCCCTGGCGGCGTTCGCCGTGATCGCGAAGGGGGAGGTCCGATGAGCGCGGTGGCGCTGCTGCGGGGCGCGGCGGAGCGGATCGAGCGGCGGACGCCGGCCCACCGGGACCGGGCGGTGGACGGCCTGCGGGCGCTGGCCCTGCTGGCGGTGCCCACGGGGCACTGGCTGCTCGGCGGATTCACCCTCGACGCGGAGGGCGGCCTGCACAACGCCAGCCCGCTGTCGGCCTTCGGCGCCCTCGCCCCGGCGAGCTGGGTGCTCCAGATGCTCGGCGTCTTCTTCCTGGTGGGCGGCTACGCGTCGGCGCTCTCCTTCGGCCGCCGCACCGGCTCGACCGGGGCGTGGCTGAAGGGGCGGATGGTCCGGCTGGGGCGGCCGGTGCTCGGGGTGACGGTGGTGTGGGCGCTGGCCGCTCCGGTGCTGTACGCGGCGGGCGTGCCGGAGGCCACGTTGCGTACGGGGGCCACGCTGGTGGTGCAACCCCTGTGGTTCGTCGGGGTGTACGCGGTGGTCACGGCCCTGACCCCGTACTGCGTGCGGGCGGCGGGGCGGCTCGGCGGGTGGGCGGCAGCGCCGCTGCTCGGGTCGGTCGCGGTGGTGGACTTCCTGCGGTACGGGCCGCTGTCCGGGGCGGTGCCGTCCTGGCTGTCCGTGCTGAACGTGCTGCCGGGCTGGATGTTCGCGTACCAGCTGGGCGTGGCGTGGGCCGGGCGGCGGATCGGGCGGCGCGGGGCGTGGCTGCTGCTGGCGGGCGGGGCGGCACTGTTCGCGGTGCTGCTGCTCGTCTTCCACTACCCGGCGTCGATGGTCGGGGTGCCGGGCGAGGCGCGGACCAACTCGCATCCGCCGTCGCTGCTGGTGCTGGCGCTGGCCTCGGCGCAGTCGGGGGCGGCGATCCTGCTGCGGGACCGGCTGGCGGGGCTGCTGGCCCGGCCGGTGCTGTGGGCGCCGGTGGTGGTGGTCAACCTGTCCGCGATGACCGTCCTGTGCTGGCACCAGACCGCGATGCTGGCGGCGGCCGTCCCCGGCGGGCTCGCGGGCGCGGTGCCCGGGCTGACGACGGCGCCCGACACCCTCGGCTGGATCGCGGCACGGGCGGCGTGGATGCCGGTGTTCGCGGTACTGCTGGTCGTCATCGCCCGGTACGCCCGCCGGTTCGAGACCGCCCCGGTCCCTTCGCGGGGCCGCCTCGCCCCGGCGGTACGCCGCGCCGTGGCGGGGCTGCTGGCCGCGGGCTTCGCCGTCTTCGCCCTGGGACTCGCCTGAGGGGTGGGGCGAACGTCCCGCACGGCACGGCACCTGGCGGCCCCTAGGCCGTGTCTTCCGGATCTTGCTCCCCCAGCTACCGCTGGGAGGTGCCCCCAGACCCGCGCCGCCCGGCACCGCACCTCGTCGCGTTGGCCGAGCACCCGAGTACGCCCAGCACAAGGGCGCCCCGCCAACGCGCCGATGCACGGCACCTGGGGGCCCCTCCCAGCGGTAGCTGGGGGAGACGCGGGCTTAACCGGCAAGATCCAAAAGACACGGCCTAGCCCGTCTCCCCGCGGAGGGCGGCGGCCGCCGGGCCCTCGCCGTGCACCTTCAGGCGGCCCGCACGGACGGCCTGTGCCACGTCGAGCGCGCCCTCGCCGAGTTCCCGGCAGGTGTCGGCGTCGAGGACGAGGCGGGCGTCGGCCGCTTCGGCGGGCCCGTCGCCGTAGACCGGGCCGCCGCCGTGGGCCGGGCCGTCGCCGCCGAGCCGTAGGTGGAACACTCCCTCGTCGAGGACCACGTCGACCACGGCCGGGACCCCGGTCGGGGGGAGGCGGCGCAGCAGGGGCAGCGCGTACCAGTGGGCGCGCAGCGCGTCGGTGGGGCGGCGGTCGGCGAGGTCGGGGGCGCCCCATTCGGCGAGTGCGGTGAGCACGGGCAGCAGTCCGGCGCCGCGCGCGGTCAGCTCGTACACGGTGGCGGCCGCGGGCGGCGGGAGCTTGCGGCGGGTGGCCAGTCCCTGCGCCTCCATGTCCTTGAGCCGGCCGGCCAGGACGTCCGTGGAGACGCCGGGCAGGTCGGCGTGGAGGTCGGTGTACCGGCGGGGGCCGGCCAGCAGCTCCCGGACGATCAGCAGGGTCCAGCGGTCCCC contains these protein-coding regions:
- a CDS encoding alpha/beta hydrolase gives rise to the protein MRRFRRTVVAAALAVAVVAGTAGWAAGDSRPAVTGPPPGSAAWRAGSAGGRALPDPEAASPYEVARFFAALDGDARRELVRAHPLVVGNLDGAPLPLRYEANRLAVLATGEARYASLAGPGRRILAFDPRGRGQVVEVFGDLERAAHVSVVVPGSDNDAGTHDAARAPHTGPAGMARALRGAAGDGTAVIAWTGYTTPVGVGLDAATGRLAGAGAVRLARFTAGLDAVGAPDPVLFCHSYGSVVCGLAARHTDASDVVALGSPGMRADTAAGLGTRARVWAARGPSDWIADVPNVEFAGLGHGADPSSPAFGARRVPAGDVRGHTGYFTPGTRSLAAFAVIAKGEVR
- a CDS encoding acyltransferase family protein; amino-acid sequence: MSAVALLRGAAERIERRTPAHRDRAVDGLRALALLAVPTGHWLLGGFTLDAEGGLHNASPLSAFGALAPASWVLQMLGVFFLVGGYASALSFGRRTGSTGAWLKGRMVRLGRPVLGVTVVWALAAPVLYAAGVPEATLRTGATLVVQPLWFVGVYAVVTALTPYCVRAAGRLGGWAAAPLLGSVAVVDFLRYGPLSGAVPSWLSVLNVLPGWMFAYQLGVAWAGRRIGRRGAWLLLAGGAALFAVLLLVFHYPASMVGVPGEARTNSHPPSLLVLALASAQSGAAILLRDRLAGLLARPVLWAPVVVVNLSAMTVLCWHQTAMLAAAVPGGLAGAVPGLTTAPDTLGWIAARAAWMPVFAVLLVVIARYARRFETAPVPSRGRLAPAVRRAVAGLLAAGFAVFALGLA
- a CDS encoding winged helix-turn-helix transcriptional regulator, with protein sequence MSPRQPRRRSYDQYCASARALDAVGDRWTLLIVRELLAGPRRYTDLHADLPGVSTDVLAGRLKDMEAQGLATRRKLPPPAAATVYELTARGAGLLPVLTALAEWGAPDLADRRPTDALRAHWYALPLLRRLPPTGVPAVVDVVLDEGVFHLRLGGDGPAHGGGPVYGDGPAEAADARLVLDADTCRELGEGALDVAQAVRAGRLKVHGEGPAAAALRGETG